Proteins found in one Cervus canadensis isolate Bull #8, Minnesota chromosome 24, ASM1932006v1, whole genome shotgun sequence genomic segment:
- the SH3BGRL3 gene encoding SH3 domain-binding glutamic acid-rich-like protein 3 translates to MSGLRVYSTSVTGSREIKSQQSEVTRILDGKRIQYQLVDISQDNALRDEMRALAGNPKATPPQIVNGDQYCGDYELFVEAVEQNTLQEFLKLA, encoded by the exons ATGAGCGGCCTGCGCGTCTACAGCACGTCGGTCACCGGCTCCCGCGAA ATCAAGTCCCAGCAGAGTGAGGTGACCCGCATCCTGGATGGGAAGCGCATCCAGTACCAGCTAGTGGACATCTCCCAGGACAACGCCCTGCGGGACGAGATGCGAGCCTTGGCCGGCAACCCCAAGGCCACCCCACCCCAGATTGTCAACGGGGACCAGTATTGTGGG GACTACGAGCTCTTCGTGGAGGCTGTGGAGCAGAACACACTGCAGGAGTTCCTGAAACTGGCCTGA